Proteins found in one Miscanthus floridulus cultivar M001 chromosome 4, ASM1932011v1, whole genome shotgun sequence genomic segment:
- the LOC136552419 gene encoding probable GPI-anchored adhesin-like protein PGA55, whose product MEALSLIDVAAEDDLLYDLASPAPSRPDPPHAGSLVGAEATSSVGSPSAAGRAADPDGVMVEQAPPERTESPEQRKAKKGVNLRKSLAWDNAFFTSEGVLDAEELTIVNSMFRKTQGSRLPRIMEEMRRSGESTTSTMDCETWAMESLETELFDNVRASIQRSLGKPDKVPGRPVAGSNTPKAIANVPRVAAKKGVDRMPQPKIRAPVSTSQGAGGRQRPQVTTKEPVAARVNLPGAAEARISSKPPRALPRVAMMRSSTNTAVISGVSDKRSSTGGAVNRQAAGKTASTSAGLRSGGGTKSSLVSKSGPFTSATSSHGVSMDIKLEGKTKTATLSNKNRTAQRVPVRPASKSDISKTIPSRSSGNKIPAKGRTDRASPDISPSSSMDSMSSVISGASTTSTVGRMSHTSESLNALFPSLRKSNDCPPTPKLRPPIVTDGHSSGTAASGDNLKATAEITNQGKGFKPSGLRRPTPKIGYFDAEKYNDQNIGQQVQPQPSKVPCLPGTPKFQNMNVNAAPATYDQQESKLTAAPHEESCVSKSKVVKPLPLMVEVEPFKVAKPACTNLTDPVVDRSEAVQPQSMELRCLLPATPNSHPTFGQQVLKPIAAPYEVSACKSNTAKAPLVAVQLEVEAPLEAVPMEVEPSKVDKPSVCRHLASPVVAKPKDKSFDQNAGGLLQVQLVTEPEACTRKTETVVVADYSKENIPALHQNIQANVDASSLVDLLTHKLSSISLGEATPNVPPRSCRE is encoded by the exons ATGGAGGCGCTCTCCCTCATCGACGTCGCCGCCGAGGACGATCTCCTCTACGACCTCGCCTCACCGGCCCCGTCGCGTCCCGATCCGCCCCACGCAG GGTCTCTGGTGGGTGCCGAGGCGACCTCCTCCGTTGGTTCTCCGTCTGCGGCGGGCCGGGCTGCGGATCCGGACGGTGTGATGGTGGAGCAGGCGCCCCCTGAGCGGACGGAGTCCCCGGAGCAGCGGAAGGCCAAGAAGGGGGTAAACCTCCGCAAGAGCTTGGCTTGGGACAACGCCTTTTTTACCAGtgaag GTGTTCTCGATGCTGAGGAATTGACCATTGTTAACAGCATGTTCCGTAAGACCCAGGGTTCCAGGCTGCCTAGAATCATGGAGGAAATGAGGAGATCAGGGGAATCAACAACATCAACTATGGATTGTGAAACCTGGGCAATGGAAAGCCTTGAGACGGAACTATTTGACAATGTGCGTGCTTCGATCCAGAGGTCCCTTGGCAAACCTGATAAAGTTCCTGGTCGGCCTGTTGCTGGCTCAAACACCCCAAAGGCCATAGCTAATGTACCTCGTGTTGCAG CTAAAAAAGGTGTTGATCGGATGCCCCAGCCAAAG ATAAGGGCCCCTGTTTCAACAAGCCAAGGAGCTGGTGGCAGACAAAGGCCCCAAGTCACCACCAAAGAGCCTGTGGCTGCAAGAGTT AATTTGCCAGGAGCTGCAGAAGCAAGGATATCCTCAAAACCTCCTAGGGCTCTGCCAAGAGTTGCTATGATGAGATCATCAACTAATACAGCTGTCATATCTGGGGTTTCAGACAAAAGAAGCAGCACTG GGGGTGCTGTCAACAGGCAGGCAGCTGGTAAAACTGCCAGTACTTCAGCTGGCCTGAGATCTGGCGGGGGTACAAAGTCTAGTTTGGTCTCAAAATCAGGTCCCTTCACATCAGCAACTTCTTCCCATGGTGTGTCGATGGACATTAAGCTAGAAGGAAAAACCAAAACGGCAACCCTAAGCAACAAGAATAGGACTGCCCAGAGGGTCCCTGTTCGTCCGGCATCAAAATCTGATATCAGCAAAACTATTCCCTCAAGATCATCGGGGAACAAGATCCCAGCTAAGGGCCGTACTGACCGTGCATCACCAGACATTTCACCTAGCAGCTCCATGGACAGCATGAGCTCTGTCATATCTGGGGCTTCAACCACTTCCACCGTAGGGAGGATGAGCCATACATCTGAGAGTTTGAATGCACTGTTCCCATCCCTCAGGAAGAGCAATGACTGCCCTCCGACTCCAAAGCTTAGGCCTCCTATTGTCACAGATGGACATTCTTCTGGAACAGCAGCCTCTGGAGATAATTTAAAAGCTACTGCAGAAATAACCAACCAGGGAAAAGGCTTTAAGCCATCAGGGCTTCGGAGGCCCACACCCAAGATTGGTTATTTTGATGCT GAGAAATACAATGACCAAAACATTGGTCAACAGGTACAACCGCAACCTTCAAAGGTCCCGTGTCTACCTGGCACACCAAAATTTCAGAACATGAATGTGAATGCTGCACCAGCTACCTACGACCAACAGGAATCAAAGTTGACCGCAGCGCCTCATGAGGAAAGCTGTGTTTCCAAAAGTAAGGTGGTGAAGCCGCTGCCTCTTATGGTGGAAGTAGAGCCTTTTAAGGTGGCCAAACCAGCTTGCACAAACCTGACTGATCCAGTTGTGGACAGATCTGAAGCT GTGCAACCGCAATCCATGGAGCTCCGGTGCTTGCTACCCGCCACACCAAACTCTCATCCAACCTTTGGTCAGCAAGTATTAAAACCTATAGCAGCACCTTATGAGGTTAGTGCTTGCAAAAGTAACACAGCGAAGGCGCCTCTGGTAGCTGTGCAACTGGAAGTAGAAGCTCCTCTGGAAGCTGTGCCCATGGAAGTAGAACCTTCTAAGGTGGACAAACCTTCAGTGTGCAGACACCTGGCCAGTCCAGTTGTGGCGAAACCCAAA GACAAATCCTTTGACCAAAACGCTGGAGGACTGCTGCAAGTGCAACTTGTCACCGAACCTGAAGCATGCACGCGCAAGACTGAAACAGTGGTGGTTGCAGACTATTCGAAGGAGAATATTCCGGCTTTGCATCAGAATATACAAGCTAATGTCGATGCGAGTTCATTAGTTGATCTGCTGACCCATAAGCTATCCTCCATTTCCCTTGGGGAGGCTACCCCAAACGTGCCCCCCAGGTCCTGCAGGGAATGA
- the LOC136552420 gene encoding arogenate dehydratase/prephenate dehydratase 1, chloroplastic-like isoform X2 encodes MAVVAGLPCSPLSTAAVPVRVAVRPNRRRPPRWTGAAPSAGRGEMDSDDGDEAALPLGRSVVGTTPGAAKLSVKGTSPSPIRLLDTEMCGVCVAYQGSPGTVIEAVVLKAFSMCTAVPHKRFEAALEAVESSLADIVVLPIENSYTGSFHQSYDILLSHDLQIVQEVQMDVELCLLALPGVHKDDLKKIFSHPQYLAQCEHSISNLSVSKKDVDHGAAGAEIISKKNLRDTGVIGSARAAELYGLNILECNFQDESPNVTRYLVLAKTANLPQEHGQYKTSVVFGLEEGPGTLYKAIGAFWKRGINLTKIESRPNRGKPMRTRGTEKQFNYIFYVDFEASTADVRAQNALKYLQEIASFLRVLGCYPYSTTIT; translated from the exons ATGGCAGTCGTTGCCGGCTTACCGTGCTCCCCGCTCTCTACTGCCGCCGTCCCTGTGCGGGTGGCCGTGAGGCCAAACCGGCGGCGACCACCCCGATGGACGGGCGCCGCACCGTCAGCAGGCCGTGGGGAGATGGACAGTGACGACGGCGATGAGGCGGCGTTGCCGCTGGGCCGTTCCGTCGTCGGGACCACGCCCGGCGCTGCAAAACTTTCTGTGAAGG GGACATCGCCTTCACCTATTCGGTTGTTGGATACTGAAATGTGTGGTGTTTGTGTGGCATATCAG GGATCACCTGGTACGGTCATTGAGGCAGTTGTGCTTAAAGCTTTCTCAATGTGTACAGCAGTTCCCCATAAAAGGTTTGAAGCTGCACTTGAG GCTGTCGAGTCTTCACTTGCCGACATAGTCGTTCTTCCTATTGAAAATTCATACACTGGAAGCTTCCATCAGAGCTATGACATACTTCTTAGTCACGATTTGCAAATTGTGCAAGAAGTACAAATGGATGTAGAGCTATGTCTTCTAGCTTTACCTGGAGTGCATAAGGATGATTTGAAGAAAATTTTCAGCCATCCACAG TATCTTGCTCAATGCGAGCATTCCATTTCTAATTTAAGTGTTTCAAAGAAAGATGTGGATCATGGAGCTGCAGGTGCTGAG ATTATATCCAAGAAGAATCTAAGGGATACTGGAGTAATAGGCAGTGCTCGAGCCGCGGAATTATATGGGCTTAACATCTTAGAATGCAACTTTCAG GATGAATCACCCAATGTCACAAGGTATCTGGTATTGGCAAAAACTGCTAACCTTCCCCAAGAACACGGTCAATATAag ACAAGCGTTGTTTTCGGTCTCGAAGAAGGACCTGGAACACTTTACAAAGCTATAGGGGCATTTTGGAAGAGGGGTATAAATTTGACAAAG ATTGAAAGCAGGCCAAACAGAGGCAAACCAATGAGGACTCGCGGAACTGAAAA GCAGTTCAATTACATTTTCTACGTTGATTTCGAAGCATCGACTGCAGATGTCCGTGCACAAAATGCCTTGAAGTATCTACAG GAAATTGCAAGTTTCTTGCGTGTCCTTGGCTGCTATCCGTACAGCACAACCATTACCTGA